gatcaaatgcataaattgctaaaaggaatgggactgaaaaccacattttaaaagatgagtatagtggtaacccaaccatacgattggagatcccatgggattggttcaatgggaaaacgaagctatacaaatctagctgtaacactcagaagattttaatcttcgcccattctttagaaagctttgagtgttgtaacctgcaggtggtaagaggttaagtcttttgacttttaatgattcttgaaatctcaaggagatgcagtatggcaggatactcatgaaagaatcacctatataagtgagaagtgaggccgcttcgtgtgagtaagtcacttatgaattccaaagaggtgttccacggccgaaacggacacaaacgtgagaactgatggagttgagacaatattgtgttaatgctattgactaggcatacaccaaggaggaatagttcaaggcatcgcgtccactagtccgccggtatgtccgatagtgttgactatggaaggttcaaaaccacaagttacctctccaaatacagtatcgtttcctgagaactgagcaaaagagtctgcatacatgcatacatgtctagtgttggtttgagcttgcagcgctctaaccaatgtgggggattgtaggaaaacACATGTGATAATTTcaaaaggctaggcctttggctTTTCACATGGTGTAACCTTTATAAGGTGCCCTAATTACAAGACCTTTCACTTGTGtttcctagcctataaataggcttgttttgAGGAGAAGAAGACACAACCAACAATCATTCTCTATTCTCTCtagctcaagcattctagtgtatcttaggagcattgcattgctcggttctcgcctccaattcaagttcgccggagcctacgagtttgaggtgcttcaactcgataggaggaaagtcgtttcatctttggggacattacgccaatccgtgagcactagccggggcgtatttcatcttgcggagagagggtcacctcgactcgacttgaagaagactatagtttgcatcttgatcctttttattgtatttactttgtttcatttaccttccagtttttgtgttctttgtaatagcaagggttgcccgtgtaaaggctgcaatatttccaacagggttcgacgccgttggcTGTCCCActcacacgacgctgcagaaatgtactgcagcaatccgtcagcttgctactggacaaacggtggatgtgttcgacgaatacctgcacattaGGGAAAGCACTGGGTGAATGTGTTTGataaacttctgcaaaggcgtccgggcagccttcaccgacgaatttctccggaagccaagcacggcagactgtcagtttctgctccgatttcacgaagaagtgcaagGATTCCctgggatgcttggcagcgtcgattgcatgcattggcaatggaagaattgccctgtggcgtggagggggtcatacacgagcggccacaaaggcacccaccccaccgttatactcgaggccgttgtcGACTatcggctatggatttggcatgcgtatttcgagGTCCCGGGATCGAACAATGatgtcaacgtgctcaaccaatccgacctcttcaccgaagttttgaatggtaaagcgccggccatcaacttcatcgctaacaactgGCAGTATAAAAtgaggtactatcttgccgacggcatctatccgaagtggccaaccttcgtgaagacgttcaacaggccggtgaacgaaaaataggctctttttgcgcagaagcaagaggccgCTCGCAAGGTACTATCCAAgctcgcttcaacattatcaaagtcCCGACttgtacgtggtttatggagaatatgatcgacatcatgtatacgtgcataatcttgcataacatgattatcgccgacgaaggacctgaggcggaaattggttcgactcTGAAAtcccgggaagctctaccgcaagtagtccgccttgCAGTGGGGGTGCATCCGCCTATGCAAGATTGGTTGTctgttcgggcaaggacacgtgattctaccgcccacgcccaactccaggaggatctaatggagtaCATTTGGGCTAAATTTGGCAACTagtagacgcacatgatcgccattagacaactctttcttctgcttctttgagttttgagattttgaatttagagaggatgagcggaagattttaaattatgtattttttatttttttaggattttattaatgtggttttttattttttttagaattttaagttgtaattttattttatttaatgaagtatgtttttattaattgaatttgttggaaataaaaataaaaatgaatgaataagtaagaaatgagatggttaagagatggagggttacATGTACTGTCTCTTAGTTAAACATTTGATTAACGGGCGCCTCCTCGTCTCCTATAATCTCTTATCGAAGATTTTACgtaatactatatatatatatatatatacataaaaaatcgaaaacagAAGCATCATGTGAGTTGTAAGCTGTTTCAGCTCCGCTGTTGACATTATCACAAAATCATTAATCATTATCAACACGTAATCTTCACATCAAAATTCTCACAAATTAATCTCTTAACATTATTCAATTCAATACAGTCCAAAGCAATTAACTTTCTATAATCGCAACTCCGATTCCAGGATATTCATCTTGATCGCCATCTCTCCATCTTCACTATTCCAACCAAAACAAAAATGGAATCTCTCAGATTTTCTGCTCACATCAGCACTCCAGCGGCGTACTTTGCGGTCACTCGCAGGGCCGTGCTCGCTCCGAACCGGTTCGGGTTCAGAGTATCCGCGCAGAGCGAGGCTGCTGCGGAGCCTGATCTCAGCGTGACGGTAAACGGGCTCAAAATGCCGAATCCCTTCGTCATCGGGTCGGGTCCGCCTGGAACCAACTACACTGTCATGAAGCGCGCCTTCAACGAAGGCTGGGGCGCTGTTATCGCCAAAACGGTACCGTTTTTTAGCTCTGTTTTACTAATTGATAAATTTTGCTTTTCGATTTTAAGTGTGATgtgaaaattcatttttttgctGATTTTGTGAGCTGTGTAAATGATTTTTTTGAGAAGTGATAGTACTCGTATTAGATTGGGATAACAAGTTGAAATAGCTGAATCTGGATTATTTCGTAGTGGACAGTGCAATTTCTCGATTTTTTGTGTACAATTATGGATGGTAGTTGGAATTGATTGAAAGTGGGTCATCTAGATTTCGTTCTCTAAAAGTACTACGCGGCTGCTGCGTCAATCATTAGATTTGCACCAATATTGTGTGTAAAATGTGTGTTTCTGGTAGATCGTGAATTGGTGAAGATGGAAAAAAGGCCTGAACATGGACATGTGTGTATAGGTGTCACTGGATTCTTCAAAAGTTGTGAATGTAACCCCTCGGTATGCTAGATTACGGGCTGGAGCGAATGGATCTCCTAAAGGGCAAATCATAGGGTGGCAAAATATTGAGCTGATAAGCGACCGGCCTCTAGAGACTATGTTGAAGGAATTCAAGCAGTTGAAGGAAGAGTATCCGGACAGGATACTTATTGCTTCGATCATGGAAGAGTACAACAAAGCTGCGTGGGAGGAGCTCATTGACCGAGTTGAGCAAACTGGAATTGTAAGCCACTGCTTATCTGTCAgtttgatcttgttagcaaGTTGATGGTCTCAAACGTGATGTTTCTTTTCGCAGGATGCTTTTGAAATCAACTTTTCGTGTCCTCATGGAATGCCAGAGCGTAAAATGGGTGCGGCTGTTGGCCAAGATTGCGCGCTTTTGGAAGAAGTTTGTGGATGGATTAATGCCAAAGCAACTGTCCCTGTTTGGGCAAAGATGACTCCAAACATCACGGACATCACGCAGGTTTTGTGTTTTCGCTACTGCAAATTATGGCCAGTTTTGTACTTCTTAGAAAACGATCTCTGCTGGTTTgttgaaaacaaacaaatatGCACAATGTTTATTCTTGGGAACCTGTTGCTCAATATATTTAAGAACAAAAGCTTTAGTTTCTTGGTAGACttaatttttaacattttttggGTGATCTGCATACATGAGCTCTAGTATCAGCATTGTGATTGTTATCTAAATCTGCATATATAATTGCTGGTTATCTGTGTCGCGATTTCTTGAATCATGTTCCTGACATTGGAAGATTATGCTTAACTAAATAATGTAATGTGATGTTAACTTTCCTTCGTTTTTTGCTGCAATCTTCTTTCTTTGTACAGCCAGCTAGAGTGTCTCTGCAAGCCGGATGCGAAGGGGTTGCTGCGATCAACACAATCATGAGCGTCATGGGGATTAATCTTGACACCTTGCGCCCTGAGCCTTGTGTGGAGGGGTAAAATCTACTCTTTTTTACATGTTTCAACCTTTTCTGAGTGTAAACTCTCCCCACGTCTTCTGAATTATCGCATTGTAATTT
This sequence is a window from Salvia splendens isolate huo1 chromosome 14, SspV2, whole genome shotgun sequence. Protein-coding genes within it:
- the LOC121763637 gene encoding dihydropyrimidine dehydrogenase (NADP(+)), chloroplastic-like yields the protein MESLRFSAHISTPAAYFAVTRRAVLAPNRFGFRVSAQSEAAAEPDLSVTVNGLKMPNPFVIGSGPPGTNYTVMKRAFNEGWGAVIAKTVSLDSSKVVNVTPRYARLRAGANGSPKGQIIGWQNIELISDRPLETMLKEFKQLKEEYPDRILIASIMEEYNKAAWEELIDRVEQTGIDAFEINFSCPHGMPERKMGAAVGQDCALLEEVCGWINAKATVPVWAKMTPNITDITQPARVSLQAGCEGVAAINTIMSVMGINLDTLRPEPCVEGYSTPGGYSAKAVHPIALAKVMSIAQMMKKEFADKDVSLSAIGGVETGNDAAEFILLGANTVQVCTGVMMHGYSLVKTLCSELQEFMKKHNFSSIEDFRGASLDYFTTHMDLVARQQEAIRERKATKKGLQSDRDWTGDGFVKESESMVSN